One window of Quercus robur chromosome 12, dhQueRobu3.1, whole genome shotgun sequence genomic DNA carries:
- the LOC126708540 gene encoding uncharacterized protein LOC126708540: MDKSWMEKRRGTREYFEGVNQFVEFAAPSARNGKILCPCVKCVNLLIQPLNVVREHCWASGMLKNYKVWKFHGESAVATPAIECGSSHVQETQNPYGDFHGMLHDLCPPHEIPPEPMEEGPTAQCPGEGPNDDAKKFYKMVDDVDKPLYEGCTKFSIFSAIVVLFQLKTLCGWTNKSFTLLLQVLMDMLPSDAKLPKDHYEAKKIVRDLGLGYEKIHACPNDCMLFWKQNVNLEACPCCKASRWKTNEASVASKHASSSKGKKKVAKILRWFPLKPRLQRLFLSPDLASSMKWHVNGRTDDGVMRHPADSDAWKMFDSKHLHFSSDPRSVRLGLAADGFNPFGIMSTSHSTWPVMLVPYNLPPWLCMKRSSLILSLVIPGPTSPGIAIDVYLEPLVEELREVWDVGVQAYDASSKEVFQLRAALMWTINDFPAYADLSGWSTKGELACPSCAVKTESRYLRNGRKFCYMGHRRWLDVDHDFRKDGMSFDGSIDTRLAPEPPVTSDIIVETEHLLGRCLGRKCQLAYKKRKRREADQSGWKKRSIFFTLPYWEDHKLRHNLDVMHIEKNVMDNILSTLLNLKDKTKDNYKARLDLADMGIRSELHLQRKSDDQYTIPAACFHMTSSEIDGFLQVLKDVTVPDGYASNISRRVNMKERKISGLKSHDNHILMQQIFPIALRGSLPSHVSRPLIKLACFFREICYKTLTVSDIVTSEAEIAVTLCELEKIFPPSFFTVMVHLVMHLAAEAKIGGPVHYRWMYPIERYLSRLKSYVRNRAAPEGSIA; this comes from the exons ATGGACAAAAGTTGGATGGAGAAGCGGAGGGGTACAAGGGAATATTTTGAAGGTGTAAACCAATTCGTGGAATTTGCTGCTCCATCCGCGCGCAATGGGAAGATCTTATGTCCTTGTGTGAAATGTGTGAATTTGCTTATACAACCGCTAAATGTGGTACGTGAGCACTGTTGGGCTTCGGGGATgcttaaaaattacaaagtttgGAAATTTCATGGTGAATCGGCGGTTGCTACGCCAGCTATCGAATGTGGGAGCTCTCATGTGCAAGAAACCCAAAATCCATATGGTGATTTCCATGGGATGTTGCACGATTTGTGCCCCCCGCATGAAATCCCACCCGAACCAATGGAAGAAGGTCCAACTGCGCAATGTCCGGGTGAAGGTCCGAATGATGACGCCAAGAAGTTTTACAAGATGGTAGATGATGTAGACAAACCTTTATATGAAGGTTGtacaaaatttagcattttctcAGCCATTGTCGTGTTGTTCCAGTTGAAGACTCTGTGTGGTTGGACAAATAAGTCATTTACTCTGTTGCTTCAAGTCCTGATGGATATGCTTCCTTCAGACGCTAAGTTGCCAAAGGACCATTATGAGGCTAAGAAGATAGTTcgagatttgggtttgggttatgagAAGATCCATGCTTGTCCCAATGATTGTATGCTGTTTTGGAAGCAAAATGTTAACCTCGAGGCGTGTCCTTGTTGTAAAGCTTCAAGGTGGAAAACAAATGAGGCATCTGTTGCTAGTAAGCATGCTTCATCCAGTAAGGGGAAGAAGAAAGTTGCGAAGATCCTACGGTGGTTCCCCTTAAAGCCAAGATTGCAGCGACTATTTCTGTCACCCGATCTGGCTAGTTCTATGAAATGGCATGTTAATGGTCGTACTGATGATGGGGTAATGCGGCATCCTGCTGACTCAGATGCATGGAAAATGTTTGACAGTAAGCATTTACACTTCTCATCTGACCCTCGTAGTGTCAGACTTGGATTAGCTGCGGATGGGTTCAACCCCTTCGGAATTATGAGTACTAGTCACAGTACGTGGCCTGTCATGTTGGTCCCGTACAATCTCCCACCTTGGCTGTGCATGAAACGGTCATCTTTGATTCTATCATTAGTTATTCCTGGTCCTACCTCGCCAGGGATTGCTATAGATGTGTACTTGGAACCGTTAGTAGAAGAACTAAGGGAGGTATGGGATGTTGGAGTACAAGCATACGATGCATCTTCAAAAGAAGTATTCCAATTGCGTGCAGCATTGATGTGGACCATAAATGATTTTCCTGCATACGCAGATTTGTCGGGTTGGAGTACCAAAGGTGAGTTGGCGTGTCCTTCTTGTGCCGTGAAGACCGAGTCTCGATATTTGAGAAATGGTCGCAAATTCTGTTACATGGGACATCGGCGATGGTTGGATGTTGACCACGATTTCCGCAAAGATGGTATGTCATTTGATGGATCTATTGATACTCGATTGGCTCCTGAACCACCAGTCACATCTGACATTATTGTGGAAACTGAACATTTACTTGGACGTTGTCTGGGTAGGAAATGTCAGCTTGCTtacaaaaaaaggaagagaagggaGGCAGACCAGAGTGGTTGGAAGAAAAGGAGTATATTTTTTACCTTGCCTTATTGGGAGGATCACAAGTTGCGACACAATCTTGATGTGATGCATATAGAGAAGAATGTGATGGACAATATACTAAGCACACTGTTGAACTTGAAGGATAAAACGAAGGATAATTACAAGGCACGCCTTGACTTGGCGGACATGGGGATAAGGAGTGAACTCCACCTACAACGAAAAAGTGATGACCAGTATACCATACCGGCTGCATGTTTTCATATGACTTCATCGGAGATAGATGGTttcttgcaagttttgaaggatgTAACAGTGCCCGATGGGTACGCTTCCAATATCTCACGGCGTGTGAATATGAAAGAACGCAAGATTTCTGGTTTGAAGAGTCATGATAATCACATATTGATGCAGCAAATTTTTCCCATAGCATTACGTGGGTCTTTGCCATCTCATGTTAGTAGGCCTTTGATAAAGTTAGCTTGCTTCTTTAGAGAAATTTGTTACAAAACCCTTACGGTTTCAGATATTGTGACTAGTGAGGCAGAGATTGCAGTGACATTGTGTGAATTGGAAAAGATATTTCCTCCATCCTTCTTTACAGTGATGGTACATTTGGTCATGCACTTAGCTGCTGAAGCTAAGATTGGTGGTCCAGTGCACTACCGTTGGATGTATCCCATTGAGAG GTACCTCTCACGTCTTAAGTCTTACGTACGAAATAGAGCTGCTCCGGAAGGGTCTATTGCTTAA
- the LOC126709818 gene encoding uncharacterized protein LOC126709818: protein MAKENGQAVERADVFIKAYCTKDGTPISNEVRDKIDKMKEILNNGGKLVGDHRDGILWAKDDAFAQVMGKERSGRVRGVGFGPTPSGRSGSNLPCVPGPSSTETAQRMTALENSMRDQLADSEQRHQQQLAEALAKAKRESDARHEQQLAEALAEAKRESDARHEQKLAEAMRESETRHQQQLDETKREMADTKRRMDEIVAFLQKNMPTNLSVSGYSG from the exons ATG GCAAAAGAAAACGGCCAAGCAGTGGAGCGTGCAGATGTTTTCATAAAAGCATACTGCACGAAAGATGGGACTCCTATTAGTAATGAAGTGCGAGACAAGATT gataaaatgaaagaaattttaaacaacGGGGGCAAGCTAGTAGGAGACCATCGCGATGGAATTCTCTGGGCAAAAGATGATGCGTTCGCTCAAGTGATGGGCAAAGAACGTTCTGGACGTGTCCGTGGGGTCGGTTTTGGACCAACCCCATCAGGAAGAAGTGGGTCCAACCTTCCATGTGTGCCTGGGCCGTCGTCCACTGAAACGGCCCAACGAATGACTGCATTGGAAAATTCGATGAGGGACCAACTTGCTGACTCAGAGCAAAGGCATCAGCAGCAACTGGCCGAAGCACTGGCCAAAGCAAAGCGGGAGTCAGATGCACGGCATGAGCAGCAACTAGCCGAAGCACTGGCCGAAGCAAAGCGAGAGTCAGATGCACGGCATGAGCAGAAACTGGCCGAAGCAATGCGCGAATCAGAAACACGGCATCAACAGCAGCTGGACGAAACAAAGCGGGAAATGGCCGATACAAAGCGGAGAATGGATGAAATAGTAGCCTTCTTACAAAAGAACATGCCAACCAATTTAAGTGTAAGCGGTTATTCAG gATAG
- the LOC126709669 gene encoding uncharacterized protein LOC126709669 isoform X2, with protein sequence MHIVFVFYVYMCIGALLEGSAVLNLPLFYLEVFIDRLHMSSLVNAFVKNLMDAGLIISWILSEIALEESSQFKDPFFALEIAVYQQDTDGDCFCLAKDGRSCEG encoded by the exons ATGcatattgtttttgtgttttatgtATACATGTGTATTGGTGCCCTCCTGGAAGGCAGCGCTGTCTTGAACCTCCCGCTGTTTTATCTTGAAG ttttcattgACAGACTTCATATGAGCAGTCTCGTGAACGCCTTCGTAAAGAACTTGATGGATGCTGGTTTGATTATATCCTGGATACTCTCAGAAATAG CTCTTGAGGAATCATCCCAATTTAAAGATCCCTTTTTTGCGTTAGAGATTGCTGTCTACCAACAAGATACTGATG GTGACTGTTTCTGCTTGGCAAAGGATGGTAGAAGCTGTGAAG GCTGA
- the LOC126709669 gene encoding uncharacterized protein LOC126709669 isoform X1, whose amino-acid sequence MHIVFVFYVYMCIGALLEGSAVLNLPLFYLEVFIDRLHMSSLVNAFVKNLMDAGLIISWILSEIALEESSQFKDPFFALEIAVYQQDTDGDCFCLAKDGRSCEGL is encoded by the exons ATGcatattgtttttgtgttttatgtATACATGTGTATTGGTGCCCTCCTGGAAGGCAGCGCTGTCTTGAACCTCCCGCTGTTTTATCTTGAAG ttttcattgACAGACTTCATATGAGCAGTCTCGTGAACGCCTTCGTAAAGAACTTGATGGATGCTGGTTTGATTATATCCTGGATACTCTCAGAAATAG CTCTTGAGGAATCATCCCAATTTAAAGATCCCTTTTTTGCGTTAGAGATTGCTGTCTACCAACAAGATACTGATG GTGACTGTTTCTGCTTGGCAAAGGATGGTAGAAGCTGTGAAGGtctttaa